The window TTGGCACCCGCCAGGGCTGGATTTCCAACCTCACCCTGCCGCGCCCCAGCGATGTGCTGGCGACGTTGCAGGAGCTCTATGCCACCGGCCTGCTGTGGACCCACGTCAGCGTCTCGCTGTCGCGATTGATCGTGGGCGCGGCCTTGGGGGCCAGCGTCGGTATTGGCGTCGGGCTGATGATCGGGCTGTTTTCCTATGTGCGCGCGGGGCTGGTGCCCTTGGTGGCGGCGCTATTTCCGATCCCGAAGATCGCGCTTTTGCCGCTGTTTGTGATCTGGTTCGGCATTGATGAAGGGTCCAAATATGCGCTGATCGCCTTTGGCACCTTTACGCCCACCGTCGTGGCCACCTATGGCGCGGTGGACAATGTCGACCGCTCGCTGATCCGCATGGGGCAGAGTTTCAACCTGTCGTGGCTGTCGATTGTCCGCAAGATCGTGCTGCCGGGGGCGATGCCCGGTATCCTGTCCGGCCTGCGCATCAGCCTGGCGATTGCCATCATCCTGCTGGTGGCCGCTGAAATGCTGGGGGCGGAGCATGGCATTGGTGCGTATATTCTGGAGGCCGGGTCGCTCTATGATCTGGAGCGGCTGTTTGCCGGTGTGGCGATCCTGTCGGTGCTGGGGGTGCTGGTCAGCAGCCTGATCGGGCTGATCGAACGCCACCTGCTGCGCTGGCGCAGCTGAGCGCGACCGAGTCGCGCATGTGACCCGCCCCTGCCTGTCGCAATCGCATAGAATCGAGGCCAATGGCGCCAAAACGCGCCAATAATCTCAAAAGCGCGGCAATCTGCGCCTCACAAAGCCCATGCCGGCAATTGCACCCGCGCGCGACCTGATTTACACGGGGGCCATATGAATGGCTGTTGTCCTTGCGGGCTGCCGGTCTGTCAGACCAGTTCTGACCCAAGATGACCGCCCGCCGCATCCTCACCGGGCAGCAGCACCCCGTCCATCAGGTGCAGCGCCGACCGCTCACCCAAGTTTCCGATATCGCTGAAAAAAGGTTGTGGAATATGGCAGAAAATTCGACCCCCGACATTTTGTATACCATCGTAGACGAAGCCCCCGAGCTGGCCAGCGCCTCTCTGTTGCCGATCATCCGCAGCTTTGCGAATGCGGCGGGCGTCTCCGTCGGGACCAAGGACATTTCGCTGGCGGGCCGCATCCTTGCGACCTTCCCCGAAGCGCTGAGCGACACCCAGCGTCAGAGCAACGATCTGGCCGAACTGGGCGAACTGGTGAAGACCCCCGAAGCCAATGTCATCAAGCTGCCGAATATCTCCGCCTCGGTGCCGCAGCTGACCGCCGCGATTGCCGAGTTGCAGGCGCAGGGGTTCGACATCCCCGACTATCCGGCGGACCCGGTGACCGATGCGCAAAAAGAGATCCGCGCGCGCTATGACACCATCAAGGGCTCGGCTGTGAACCCGGTGCTGCGCGAAGGCAACTCGGACCGTCGCGCTGCCCGCGCAGTGAAGAACTTTGCCCAGAACAACCCGCATTCGATGGGCAAATGGTCCGCTGACAGCAAGACCAAAGTCTCCTCGATGCCGGGCAATGATTTCTACGCCAACGAAGTCTCCGCCACCATTTCCGCCGCGCAGGCCGGGACCGCGAAGATCGAGTTTGTCGGCAAGGACGGCGCCGTTACCGTGCTGAAGGACAGCTGGCCGCTGGAAGAGGGCACCGTTGCCGATGCAACCTTCATGTCGGCCAAGGCGCTGTCGTCCTTCCTGACGGATGCGATTGAAGACACCAAATCCGATGGCACCATGTTCTCGCTGCACATGAAAGCCACCATGATGAAGGTCTCCGACCCGATCATCTTTGGCCACGCGGTGAAGGCATGGCTGGGTCCGGTCTGGGACAAATTCGGCGCTGAAATCGAAGCGGCTGGCGGCTCGGCGAACTCGGGCCTTGGTGCGGTTCTGGCAACCATCGACGGCCTGCCCAATGGCGATGCGATCAAGGCAGAGATCGCCGCGCTGGACCGTCCGTCCATGTATATGGTGGACAGCGACAAGGGCATCACCAACCTGCATGTGCCCTCCGATGTGATCATTGACGCCTCCATGCCTGCGGTGATCCGTGCCGGCGGCAAGGGCTGGGACGAAGCGGGCAACAAGGGCGACACCAACTGCGTGATCCCCGACCGCTGCTATTCCACCGTCTATGACGAGAGCATCAATTTCTTCAAAGCCAACGGCGCGCTCGACGTGACCACCGCAGGCTCCGTCGCCAACGTCGGTCTGATGGCGCAGAAGGCAGAGGAATACGGCTCGCACCCGACCACCTTCGAAGCGGCCGCAGATGGCACCATCCGTATCGTGCTGGCAAATGGCGAGACGCTGCATTCGCACGAGGTCGAGGCCGGTGATATCTGGCGCGCCTGCACCGTGAAAAAGGCCCCGATCGAAAACTGGATCCAGCTGGCGATGGACCGTCAGCGGCTGACCGGTTCCGAGGCGATTTTCTGGCTGGACGCCAACCGCGCCCATGACGCCGAGCTGATCAAATACGTGCAGCCCGTGCTGAACGCAGCTGGCGTGGCCGATAAGTTCCAGATCATGGCACCGCGCGAAGCCACCCGCCAGAGCCTTGAAACCATCACCGCAGGCAAGGACAGCATCGCCATCACCGGCAACGTGCTGCGCGACTATCTGACCGACCTGTTCCCGATCCTGGAGCTGGGCACCTCGGCCAAGATGCTGTCGATCGTGAAGCTGATGAACGGTGGCGGGTTGTTTGAAACCGGGGCCGGCGGCTCTGCGCCCAAGCACGTGCAGCAGCTGGTTGAAGAAAACCACCTGCGCTGGGACTCGATGGGCGAATTCTGTGCTCTGGGTGAATCGCTGAACTTCCTCGCCGACAGCAAGGGCAACGCCAAGGCTGGCGTACTGGGTGCCGCTGCCGAGGCGGCGACGCAGGGCATTCTGGATCACAACCGCTCGCCCTCGCGCAAGGTGGGTGAGCCGGACAACCGCGCCAGCCACTACTGGTTTGCCCGCTACTGGGCCGAAGCGCTGGCCGCGCAGGGGGATGACGCCGAACTGGCCGCGCATTTCGCGCCCATCGCCGCAGAGCTGGCGGCCAAGGAAGAGCAGATCCTGTCGGAGCTGGCCGAGGTTCAGGGCAAGGCGGTTGATCTGGGCGGCTATTTCCACACCGATCCGGTGAAAACCGCCGCCGTCATGCGCCCCAGCGCCACGCTGAACGGCATTATCGGCTGATCACGCATCGGCGTGTTCGGGCGACATGCTGCCCCTAGACCATAGAAAACGCCCGGAGTGTTCCGGGCGTTTTTTTCGTTCAGACTGCAAAGCCTCGGGGGAACGTGTCAGGGCGGATCAGCCGACCATGTCCAGCGCTTCGACCGGGTCGTCGCGTTTGGATCTCGCCGCCTCGACCAGCGCGCGAAAGAGGTTCAGATGGGCGGGCTGGTAGAACAGATGCTCAGGATGCCACTGCACCCCGACTGCAAACCGACGGCCCGGATCCTCGATCGCCTGCACCATGCCGGACTGATCGCGCCCGGTGACGCGCAGCCCCTGCCCGAGGCTGCTGACCGACTGGCTGTGCAGCGCGTTGACCTTCAGCTCAGGCACCCCGAGGATACGCCGCAGTGTGCTGTTGTTGGTGATCGTGACCTTCTTGCGGGGGAGCACTGTCTTATAGTTTTCCAACCCGTAAAAGGCATAGGCATCCTGATGGAGCTCGCCCCCGCGCGCCACATTCAGCATCTGCGCCCCGCGACAGATCCCCAGAAGCGGAACATCCCGTTGGGTTGCCTGCCGCACGATATCAGCCTCAAGCGCGTCGCGCTCGGCGTCCAGACGGACCTCCGGCATGATCTGCCCCTTGTAGAGCGTTGGGGCAATGTCGTCTCCGCCACCGATGACCACACCATCCACCTGCGCCAGATCGGCGGCGCGGCCGCTTTGCCAGCGCACGGCGCGGCCACCGGCCAGCCAGATGTTCAGGGCCATCAGCGGAAAGATCCGCCAGCCGCTGCGGCGCGAGACGGTGACTGCAATAACCGGTTTCATGCGGCGTCTCCTCGTGCTGCGGTGTTCAGGACGTCGGCCGCGTGTTTGGCCCATTCGCGGTTCAGCAGCTGTTCGCTGCGCGGGCGGCTCCGCCAGGCCTTGATCAGCTGGTCGAGCCGGCCGTCGCGGGCGATCTGTTCCAGCTCGGCCCAGCGGTTCCATTCCTGGCTGATGGACCACCCCGGCTGCCCCAGACGGCAATCCGGCAGGCGGTAGTGATAGGCCGGACGGGCGGCGGTTTTGTCATCCTCGCCCAGCGCGGCGCGCACGCGATCGGGCGCGTAATCGGCCAGCAGTGGCAGCAGATCCAGCGCGTGGTTTCTATCCGCCGCATGGTCGAGATAGAGGTCGCAGAGCGCCTCCATCGTCTTTGGCGGGTGCTCACAGAGGGCATCAATCAGCGCCGCCGGATAGGGCGCGATAAAGGGCTGCACCCGGCGCGACACGTCGATGCCCGGGCTGCGGCGCAGCACCGGATCCAGCAGAGCAAAGGCGGTAAGCACCGGGACGATGTGATCCGCCGTCATATCCGCTACTTCGACATTCAGATGTACGCCAAAGCCGTTCAGCACACCGTCCTGGGTGCCCGTGGCCCCCGCCTCTGCCAGTTTTGAACACAGCCGGTCCAGCTGCGGCAGCTGCGATTGCGCCAGCGGCGGGGTCACGATTTCAACAGGGATTAGCGGCTCTGCGAGGGAGAACAGCGCCTTGCCCAGCCCGTGGACTTCGGTCCGGTAGCGGCTGTCCAGATAGACCTCGACATCGCCCAGCCGGGTGTTCTTGACGTGCGGTTTCGGGCCGTCGGTGTCATCCTGCGCATGGATGTCGCCGCCAAGTTCGCGCTGGACGATGCCCTGCGCCTCGGCGGCGGAGAGGCCACCGAACTCGATCTCGACGCCGACCTTGCGATCATCGGCGGCGGTGGGGGCCCCAGACATCTGCGGCAGCGATTTCACAGCGTCCTGCGCATCCGCGCGTCCCGCCGACCGGCCGTCAAGGGGAGAGGCAAAACCCGCCTCGGTACTCAGATCACTTTCCAACATAATGGGCTCCGTGCTCGCTCACAGACCCAACGTCACCGATGCAAAAATGTTCCACCCCTGCGGGCGCGGGCAGGATCCTCTCACGTTTTTTACGCTGCTTTGTTGATCGGGCGATCGGTCGAAATCCGCCGCGGGCAAGACAGGCCCCGTCGGATTAGCAGTCAGATCAACAGCATCCAGAGGCCGACAGCCGCCAGCAGCAGGGCAAACCCCCGGTTCATCCGGCGCGCCCGATCATCGCGGAAGATCCATCGTGCAA of the Phaeobacter sp. A36a-5a genome contains:
- a CDS encoding ABC transporter permease translates to MSDTQLAGAQPGKTAGTPATPTIRPVQFRGGGFAPRGGRWVGGLVFVLLLLLAELGTRQGWISNLTLPRPSDVLATLQELYATGLLWTHVSVSLSRLIVGAALGASVGIGVGLMIGLFSYVRAGLVPLVAALFPIPKIALLPLFVIWFGIDEGSKYALIAFGTFTPTVVATYGAVDNVDRSLIRMGQSFNLSWLSIVRKIVLPGAMPGILSGLRISLAIAIILLVAAEMLGAEHGIGAYILEAGSLYDLERLFAGVAILSVLGVLVSSLIGLIERHLLRWRS
- a CDS encoding gamma-glutamyl-gamma-aminobutyrate hydrolase family protein — protein: MKPVIAVTVSRRSGWRIFPLMALNIWLAGGRAVRWQSGRAADLAQVDGVVIGGGDDIAPTLYKGQIMPEVRLDAERDALEADIVRQATQRDVPLLGICRGAQMLNVARGGELHQDAYAFYGLENYKTVLPRKKVTITNNSTLRRILGVPELKVNALHSQSVSSLGQGLRVTGRDQSGMVQAIEDPGRRFAVGVQWHPEHLFYQPAHLNLFRALVEAARSKRDDPVEALDMVG
- a CDS encoding NADP-dependent isocitrate dehydrogenase produces the protein MAENSTPDILYTIVDEAPELASASLLPIIRSFANAAGVSVGTKDISLAGRILATFPEALSDTQRQSNDLAELGELVKTPEANVIKLPNISASVPQLTAAIAELQAQGFDIPDYPADPVTDAQKEIRARYDTIKGSAVNPVLREGNSDRRAARAVKNFAQNNPHSMGKWSADSKTKVSSMPGNDFYANEVSATISAAQAGTAKIEFVGKDGAVTVLKDSWPLEEGTVADATFMSAKALSSFLTDAIEDTKSDGTMFSLHMKATMMKVSDPIIFGHAVKAWLGPVWDKFGAEIEAAGGSANSGLGAVLATIDGLPNGDAIKAEIAALDRPSMYMVDSDKGITNLHVPSDVIIDASMPAVIRAGGKGWDEAGNKGDTNCVIPDRCYSTVYDESINFFKANGALDVTTAGSVANVGLMAQKAEEYGSHPTTFEAAADGTIRIVLANGETLHSHEVEAGDIWRACTVKKAPIENWIQLAMDRQRLTGSEAIFWLDANRAHDAELIKYVQPVLNAAGVADKFQIMAPREATRQSLETITAGKDSIAITGNVLRDYLTDLFPILELGTSAKMLSIVKLMNGGGLFETGAGGSAPKHVQQLVEENHLRWDSMGEFCALGESLNFLADSKGNAKAGVLGAAAEAATQGILDHNRSPSRKVGEPDNRASHYWFARYWAEALAAQGDDAELAAHFAPIAAELAAKEEQILSELAEVQGKAVDLGGYFHTDPVKTAAVMRPSATLNGIIG
- a CDS encoding amidoligase family protein, with product MLESDLSTEAGFASPLDGRSAGRADAQDAVKSLPQMSGAPTAADDRKVGVEIEFGGLSAAEAQGIVQRELGGDIHAQDDTDGPKPHVKNTRLGDVEVYLDSRYRTEVHGLGKALFSLAEPLIPVEIVTPPLAQSQLPQLDRLCSKLAEAGATGTQDGVLNGFGVHLNVEVADMTADHIVPVLTAFALLDPVLRRSPGIDVSRRVQPFIAPYPAALIDALCEHPPKTMEALCDLYLDHAADRNHALDLLPLLADYAPDRVRAALGEDDKTAARPAYHYRLPDCRLGQPGWSISQEWNRWAELEQIARDGRLDQLIKAWRSRPRSEQLLNREWAKHAADVLNTAARGDAA